Proteins encoded in a region of the Halosimplex halophilum genome:
- a CDS encoding ABC transporter permease encodes MVNYYVRRTARVFVTIFGVMSLTFGLIRLLPGGPFTQLRVQLQRQGVPAEQVNEQIANLQNVRPDAPLWQQYIDYMISAAQLDLGTSIQYSEPVAAVVAEAAPWTIFVVVMSTILMFAIGIVLGAVQAYWEGSKFDTITSSLSIVGMSIPFYVAAILLLLFVSYRWGLLPASGTANPNIENHWSLDYAISVLRYGALPILSYTIVGIGGQALAMRGNSIQVLGEDFVEVARLRGLSDGRIALRYVARNAILPMYTGFLLLLGFRLGGTVILEQIFNYPGLGLYLLDAVNSNDYPMMMGTFLVITVALVIGVYIADLTYSLIDPRISSGDSSEAY; translated from the coding sequence ATGGTTAACTACTACGTGCGACGGACAGCACGGGTGTTCGTCACGATCTTCGGGGTCATGTCGCTCACCTTCGGGCTGATCCGTCTGCTCCCGGGAGGACCGTTCACGCAACTCCGCGTGCAACTGCAACGACAGGGTGTCCCAGCCGAGCAGGTCAACGAGCAGATCGCGAACCTGCAGAACGTCCGGCCGGACGCGCCGCTGTGGCAACAGTACATCGACTACATGATCTCGGCGGCCCAGCTCGACCTGGGCACCTCGATCCAGTACAGCGAACCCGTCGCGGCAGTGGTGGCCGAGGCGGCGCCGTGGACGATATTCGTCGTCGTCATGTCGACGATACTCATGTTCGCGATCGGGATCGTTCTGGGGGCGGTCCAGGCCTACTGGGAGGGGTCGAAGTTCGACACCATCACCTCGTCGCTGTCGATCGTGGGGATGTCGATCCCGTTCTACGTGGCCGCGATCCTGCTGTTGCTGTTCGTGTCGTACCGCTGGGGGCTGTTGCCCGCGTCGGGGACGGCCAACCCCAACATCGAGAACCACTGGAGCCTGGACTACGCGATCAGCGTCCTCCGCTACGGCGCCCTGCCCATCCTGTCGTACACGATCGTGGGGATCGGCGGGCAGGCGCTCGCGATGCGCGGCAACAGCATCCAGGTGCTCGGCGAGGACTTCGTCGAGGTCGCCAGGCTCCGGGGCCTCTCCGACGGTCGGATCGCGCTCCGGTACGTCGCGCGCAACGCCATCCTGCCGATGTACACCGGGTTCCTGCTGCTGCTCGGCTTCCGGCTGGGCGGCACCGTGATCCTCGAACAGATCTTCAACTATCCGGGCCTGGGGCTGTACCTGCTCGACGCCGTCAACTCCAACGACTACCCGATGATGATGGGGACCTTCCTCGTCATCACGGTGGCGCTGGTCATCGGCGTGTACATCGCCGACCTGACCTACAGCCTGATCGACCCGCGGATCAGTTCGGGTGATTCCAGTGAAGCATACTGA
- a CDS encoding ABC transporter substrate-binding protein produces MSDSTNEYSDVVDRRKFLTLAGASGAAALAGCGGGGGTPTDGSGSDGGDGGDGGDGGDGGDGGDGGDGGSTNVVDQTHASGLQADPTNRTLNTHNTQISSEPARRLAFDRYAAYSFETQEFQLAALDDWEFEEDTVTLTFREDLSWSDGSDVTTEDIDVQFQILEKVGSAIWGYVESTEVVDDYTYQLNLTGPTNPVMVKHQLGNMWIDTPAAAFEQFLDADASEIQTWQWESSDTEVITSGAWAYVDKNQQQWNFERNEEFHSIDNVNFSTYRFDSYQEASAPQQDFTTGGKRFDSVWSMFAAPETVNSFQDYVMEIQTIPAKWGYGMIFNHDDPIFGDRAVRQAIAHIVNREELVANAGPRTKFPASVPCGIAPKDIDAWLGDTKSNFEDYGVGSTNTEEATQILEDAGYSKQNGTWTSPDGEPVSADYLSPGGWTDFTTMTETIVDRLNEFGFDMSVATRPTSDWQGAFIDGNFQVGTFYWLPGQARSSFPYFPLRHQIALDALNGGHNYDAESEQTIPAMSGDGEMTLNPLEKVEEIATKPTTEGARPIVQEAAWHNNYDLPMLSLVSKFEQSWVTTDEWNISIEEGDPARGIKWPPFWWPREGKLTAQE; encoded by the coding sequence ATGTCTGACAGTACCAATGAGTACAGCGATGTCGTAGACCGCCGGAAGTTCCTGACACTCGCAGGGGCCTCCGGTGCCGCTGCACTCGCAGGGTGTGGTGGCGGGGGCGGAACACCGACCGACGGGTCCGGATCCGACGGCGGAGACGGCGGCGACGGTGGAGACGGCGGCGACGGCGGAGACGGCGGCGACGGCGGTGACGGTGGTAGCACCAACGTCGTCGACCAGACCCACGCGAGCGGTCTCCAGGCCGACCCGACCAACCGGACGCTGAACACGCACAACACGCAGATCTCCTCCGAGCCCGCGCGGCGGCTGGCGTTCGACCGCTACGCCGCGTACTCCTTCGAGACCCAGGAGTTCCAGCTCGCGGCGCTGGACGACTGGGAGTTCGAGGAGGACACGGTCACACTGACCTTCCGCGAGGACCTCTCGTGGTCCGACGGCAGCGACGTGACCACCGAGGACATCGACGTGCAGTTCCAGATCCTCGAGAAGGTCGGCAGCGCGATCTGGGGCTACGTCGAGAGCACCGAGGTCGTCGACGACTACACCTACCAGCTGAACCTCACGGGCCCGACCAACCCCGTGATGGTCAAACACCAGCTGGGGAACATGTGGATCGACACGCCGGCCGCGGCCTTCGAGCAGTTCCTCGACGCCGACGCCTCCGAGATCCAGACCTGGCAGTGGGAGTCCAGCGACACCGAGGTCATCACGAGCGGTGCCTGGGCCTACGTCGACAAGAACCAGCAGCAGTGGAACTTCGAGCGCAACGAGGAGTTCCACAGCATCGACAACGTCAACTTCTCGACCTACCGGTTCGACTCCTACCAGGAGGCCTCGGCGCCCCAGCAGGACTTCACCACCGGCGGCAAGCGCTTCGACAGCGTCTGGAGCATGTTCGCCGCGCCGGAGACGGTCAACTCCTTCCAGGACTACGTCATGGAGATCCAGACCATCCCGGCCAAGTGGGGCTACGGGATGATCTTCAACCACGACGACCCCATCTTCGGCGACCGCGCGGTCCGCCAGGCGATCGCCCACATCGTCAACCGCGAGGAGCTCGTCGCGAACGCGGGCCCGCGAACGAAGTTCCCGGCGTCGGTCCCCTGCGGGATCGCGCCCAAGGACATCGACGCCTGGCTCGGCGACACCAAGAGCAACTTCGAGGACTACGGCGTCGGCTCGACCAACACCGAGGAGGCGACCCAGATCCTCGAGGACGCGGGCTACTCGAAGCAGAACGGCACGTGGACGAGCCCCGACGGCGAGCCCGTCAGCGCCGACTACCTCAGTCCCGGCGGGTGGACCGACTTCACGACGATGACCGAGACCATCGTCGACCGCCTCAACGAGTTCGGCTTCGACATGTCGGTCGCGACGCGGCCCACCAGTGACTGGCAGGGCGCGTTCATCGACGGGAACTTCCAGGTCGGCACCTTCTACTGGCTGCCCGGCCAGGCGCGGTCGTCGTTCCCGTACTTCCCGCTGCGCCACCAGATCGCCCTGGACGCGCTCAACGGCGGACACAACTACGACGCCGAGTCCGAGCAGACCATCCCGGCCATGAGCGGCGACGGCGAGATGACGCTCAACCCGCTCGAGAAGGTCGAGGAGATCGCGACCAAGCCGACCACCGAGGGAGCGCGGCCGATCGTCCAGGAGGCCGCCTGGCACAACAACTACGACCTGCCGATGCTCTCGCTGGTCTCGAAGTTCGAGCAGTCGTGGGTCACCACCGACGAGTGGAACATCTCCATCGAGGAGGGCGACCCCGCTCGCGGTATCAAGTGGCCCCCGTTCTGGTGGCCGCGCGAGGGCAAGCTGACCGCCCAGGAGTAA